GGGAATCCCGTATCATTATGGAATACCTGGATGAGCGTTTCCCGCATCCACCGCTGATGCCTGTTTACCCTGTTGCGCGTGGTGAAAGCCGCCTGTACATGCAGCGTATCGAGAAAGACTGGTATACGCTGATGAACGTGATCGTAAACGGCTCTGCCGCTGAAGCGGACGCTGCGCGTAAACAGCTGCGTGAAGAGCTGCTGGCGATTGCCCCGGTGTTCGGCCAGAAACCGTTCTTCCTGAGCGATGAATTCAGCCTGGTGGACTGCTATCTGGCACCCCTGCTGTGGCGTCTGCCAACACTTGGCGTTGAGTTCAGTGGCCCAGGTGCAAAAGAGCTGAAAGGTTATATGACCCGCGTCTTTGAACGCGACTCCTTCCTGGCATCCTTAACTGAACCGGAACGTGAAATGCGTCTCGGCCGAGGCTAATGACTGTGGAAATGTCACAACTTTCACCACGCCGTCCGTATCTGCTGCGCGCCTTCTATGAATGGCTGCTGGACAACCAGCTCACGCCGCACCTGGTTGTGGATGTGACGCTGCCGGGCGTGCAGGTTCCTATGGAATATGCACGCGACGGACAAATTGTATTGAACATTGCGCCACGTGCGGTGGGCAATCTGGAGTTGGCCAACGACGAAGTCCGCTTTAATGCGCGTTTTGGCGGTGTGCCGCGTCAGGTTTCTGTGCCATTGGCTGCTGTGCTGGCAATCTACGCGCGTGAAAACGGTGCGGGGACGATGTTTGAGCCGGAAGCGGCTTACGACGAAGACGTTGCCAGCCTGAATGACGACGATGCAACCGAAGAACGCGAAAGCGATACGGTGATGTCTGTTATCGACGGCGACAAACCCGATCATCAGGATGATAACGATCCGGATGACGATCCGCCACCACGCGGCGGGCGTCCGGCGCTACGTGTCGTGAAATAATTCAACAGGCCCAACGGGCCTGTTTTGCTTTGTGTCCTTTTTCGCCCCCTCTTGTTCCTGTGTTATGATGAATTGTTCTTCTTCAATGGCACCGGATTGCAATGAAACCGACTGATCTTAAAGCTGAAAACTCTGATGAACCTCTTGGGCGCAGCCTGCGTCGTCGACCGCTGACGCGCAAAAAACTGTCCGATATGGTGGAAGAAGAGCTGGAGCAGATGATCCGCCGAAAAGAATTTGCACAGGGAGAGCAACTGCCCTCTGAGCGTGAGCTGATGGAGGTCTTTAATGTGGGCCGGCCCTCGGTGCGGGAAGCGCTGGCGGCACTAAAGCGTAAAGGACTGGTACAGATTAACAATGGTGAACGTGCTCGCGTCTCCATTCCTTCTGCTGATACCATCATCAGTGAATTGTCGGGCATGGCGAAAGACTTCCTGACTCAGCCAGGCGGCATTGCCCACTTTGAGCAGCTCCGTTTGTTCTTTGAAT
This region of Enterobacter cloacae complex sp. R_G8 genomic DNA includes:
- the sspA gene encoding stringent starvation protein SspA, with the protein product MAVAANKRSVMTLFSGPTDIYSHQVRIVLAEKGVSFEIEHVEKDNPPQDLIDLNPSQSVPTLVDRELTLWESRIIMEYLDERFPHPPLMPVYPVARGESRLYMQRIEKDWYTLMNVIVNGSAAEADAARKQLREELLAIAPVFGQKPFFLSDEFSLVDCYLAPLLWRLPTLGVEFSGPGAKELKGYMTRVFERDSFLASLTEPEREMRLGRG
- the sspB gene encoding ClpXP protease specificity-enhancing factor yields the protein MEMSQLSPRRPYLLRAFYEWLLDNQLTPHLVVDVTLPGVQVPMEYARDGQIVLNIAPRAVGNLELANDEVRFNARFGGVPRQVSVPLAAVLAIYARENGAGTMFEPEAAYDEDVASLNDDDATEERESDTVMSVIDGDKPDHQDDNDPDDDPPPRGGRPALRVVK